The sequence below is a genomic window from Setaria italica strain Yugu1 chromosome IV, Setaria_italica_v2.0, whole genome shotgun sequence.
TGATATCCATTTTCATGGGTTTTCTGCAGGAGCACAACAACCCCCGGCGAGCAAGCTAAAGACAGAGCTGTGAGCTTGTGAGCGGCAGCGGTAGATAGCATGTCAGGAGAGCAAGCTGAACATATGCGGTGGGCGACGGAATTTCAGTTGATCAAGCTACACACTAGCTGCGAATCTATGACGGCTGCGGCCGTGCATGGCGATGTCAAGCGGAGCGGAATCAACATTTTGAGATTGGATGTACATATAGAGATAGAGATACTGTTGCTACTGAGCTAAAAAACGAGGATGGGATCTTGGATGAGCGAGGATACCCCGCTTTCCTGCTGCTATCGTTGTAGAGATGGGCGAGCGATATACCCTGGTCTGTTGCTGAATGCCGATGCATTCTTGGTGTATTTGTCTTAAGGTTATATGAGCAGCATTATTTGATGAACGACAAACATTATGGGCCCTATACCCTTTCAACCAATGCAAAAGTTTGTCAACCCTTTTTTTTCGCATACACACGAATGTGTACAATTTGGCTGCGTTGGGGAGAAGTTTGTACATAGCTCAAGACAAACGCTTTAGTTGGCATGTCAGCACGTGTGTTTTAGGGCACGTCAATCGTCAGGGACCAGAGACCTATGTCGTCAGCACATGTAAAAATAGATGGCGAAGAAGATTCGTTGGCTAACAAGAGAAACTTTGCCGCCATTTATCTGGACCAAGGCATTCGTCCTGTTCATATCACATCTGAAATAAACTCTCTAAAGAGAACTTGAGTCCATGTGAAACTGAATGCGGATGAAATAGAGCATAGCTGCACGGGATTTCGAACAGAGCACATGACTGAAGAACAAAAATGAAGTGACATTAAAAGCCAAGCTTTGCGTTCTCACTCAAATGACGCGTTGCCTTCGTTTTATGTTTAGAACAAACTAATTAGTCCATTTTAAATTAATTAGTTTGTCCTAAACATAAATATTTACAAGGaagtactcccttcgtcccaaattactattcgttttgacttttctagatacataattttagctacgtatctagacataatatatatccagGTGCATATCAAATTCTATGTATctggaaaagtcaaaacgaatagtaatttgggacggagggagtacttgagaAGAGGGGAGGAACTCAAATAAATATCGGCTTCCAGTTATTCCCCCAACAACTTAATATTTCTGACAGTCAACTTTGGTTTGCTGTAACAAATTCTACATAGTACAAGGACTCAGGATACCAGTCGAGGTAAACTGTTATCCAGATGTCTTCTTTCTATCAAATGCAGGAGAGTTGCTTTTCAATGGTAATCAAAGATGATTCATTACAGTAAATGTTCAAACTGATGAATTTACATTAAGTCAATAACAAACTGACAGAGCATTCCATCTTCAGCCTACTGACAGTATTTACCGCCTACCATCGACCTTAATAGGATGTACGTTTATTCAACATGAGCAGCAACATGCAATTCGTTGCGGGCATCGCTAAAATATTTTTGGGACGACACAGAACTTACCTTATGACAATATATTGTATCTGTACACACTATTGAAGGTTTCCTGCTACTTAATGTACTACTACATTTCTGATTCAAACCCAATGTTCCAAAACCCTTCCGGCGTCAAAGGTGGGGCATACCTGTACCGATGTCTGGACACACCATCGTGATGCTCACACCGCAAGCTTGTAGAGCCCGCACCATCACCGTTCGCACGGCCATCTGGAAGAACAGCGTCATAGAACTTCTTGCACTGCTTGCACTCGACACCTTTCAGGTTCTCCCGATCAGCTTTCTTTCTTACCGACTCTCTGTATTTGAAATCTTTCTTTGGTGGCTGTACTGATATCGTGCTTTGCTGCTTGGGAGCCGGCATGCTGGGAATGTTCTTCAGGCCTTGAGTTGCATTATTCATATCTTGAGTTTCATCATCTGAATTGTTGAATTCCATGTCTTGAGGAGGAGAGGCAGCAAGAGCCTGTGCACCTTCTGGAGTTGCAGGATTCCTGATAGTATTCTTAACAGCCTCCAGAGGTGTATCAAGGAAATCATCGTGCGGATCTGCAACACCTGGTTCTTTGCGTGCCCGGGTCTCTCTCCAGTGTAGACTTGGGCCAGCAATGCTAGATATAGCttctaattttgaattgctGGCAGCTTTATTTGGCAGTGGATTAGTTGAGCCAGATGGCAAAGCAAGGCGTGAGTTCCTGAATGGATTCCTGACTGAACTAGCATGGGCTTTGGCACCTGGAGTAGAGTCATTCTTCAGGTCTCTTGTCATGGGAACAACCGGCATGCTCTCCTTGTTTGTGTGCTTCTTCAGGTCTCTTGTCATGGGAACAACCGGGATGCTCTCCTTGTTTGTGTGCTCCAAATCTGAAAATCAAGCAAAGAAGAAAATGTTAAGACATAGGTCCAATTAATAATTCCTAGCATCAATGATAAGAGCCAATTAACAATAACGTTACTTGAGGGCATTGATCAGAACATCAGGCACAACAGTTCATAATGAGAAGAATACACACCCCCACATAATTATTCCAGGTAGTACTAAATCAGGAATAAATGGTGATGACTCACAAAATTGAAGCAGGTCGAAGAAATTGACTGATTGTGGAATTCAGATAGCTGTACCTTTGAGCTTTCTCTTACTTGGAGGACTTTCAGAGTTTCTTTTATCTACAGGAATGTCTACATGAGACTTGGAGCCATCATTCTGATCAATCCTTCCAAGAAGAAAGTTGTACTGAGACTTCAGGTGCTTGTAGTTTGTCTTCAGCTGAGTGTAATCATCAATCAAGTCCCTCCGCTTACTCTGTTCCAGAAGCAGATCCTTATCCTTCAGTTCAACCTGCTGCAACAGCCTTTGATGTGCCTCCCTCTCTCTGGCTACCTCAGCAGCCTTCTCATTAATCCCCTTCTGGAGCCGACCAACCACATCAGCAGCCACACCCTCCATCTCTAGAAGCCGTTCCTTCTCAGCCTCATGCTTCACAGCCAATCTCTCTGAATCCGCAAGCTTCCCCTTCATCTCCTCAATAGAGCTCCCCATCTGCAGCAGCCTCTCCTCCGCTTGTCGCTTCCAGCTGCTCAGCTCCTCCAGCTGGCTCACCAGGCTGGCCTCCCTCTTCCTCCACTCATCCTCATTGGCCTTCATCGCGTCAAAACGCGCCTGCGCGAGCTTCGCCTTCGTCTGGATGTGCGGGAAGAGCTGCTTGCAGAATATGAACTCCATCTGGGAGACCTGGTCCTTCACCTCCTGGATGGTGGCCACGAGAATGGTGCTCagcccggatatgcacttgaggTCATCCttcgcgtcgccggcggcggcgccgcaatCGACGGCCATCACCATCCCCTCCATTTCTAGAGCGAAGAACAGAATCGTAAACTCAGATTGGTTCACTTGACTAAACCCTAGAATGTAAAATCGCCCAATCCGGGCGGATCTTCCCGAGGGAGCACGCGAAATGCGGGATCGAGAGGAGGATTAGGGGACGGTGGTCACCTCGGGGACCCGACTCGGCAGCGGGAGAAACCCTAGCAgtcgccttcctcctctccggccgccgcccgcgctcgcCGCGTTCCGAAATGggagaagcttttcaaaatgttTTCCCTCGCTGCTAGTTTGGCCGGCTCGGTGGGAAATAATTTTCATTTCTATATTGCAACCACACCCCTGTATCTTGTAACATTTACCAAACAGACCCTGCACTGAACTGTCATCGGAAACGTCTATTGATGATCCGACGGGAAGTGAGCGTCCTTTGCCTCTTAGGTCCAGTAGTGGGGCCCACGAGCAGGAGCCAGGCGCCACCTCTCGTCtcgacaacggcggcggcgtgcgcgcgaGGTGCTCGGTGAAATGCCCGCGCGATCCCGGGGCTCTCGGATACGACGCCACACTCCCAATGCTTGCCGCCCGCGGCTTCCGTCGTGTCGCGGCGGCGGTATGCCTCGCGCGCCGCTCcgcgtcggcggtggcggcgctcccGTCGGCTGGCGCCGCTCGGTTCCACGACTACGACACCGCCGTCACGGAGTGCGTCGAGAGGCGGGCGCTCAGGGAGGGGCGGCAGGTGCACGCGcgcatggtggcggcggggtacCGCCCGGCGCTGTACCTGGCGACGCGACTGGTGATCATGTACGCGAGGTGCGGCGCGCTGGAGGACGCGCGGAACGTGCTCGACGGGATGCCCGAGCGGAACGTGGTTTCATGGACGGCCATGATCTCGGGGTATTCTCAGAACGAACGGCCTGCCGAGGCCATGGAGCTGTTCGTCATGATGCTCAGAGCTGGTAGATCACTTCAACCATTTAGTCTTCTATTGCCCTAGTTACACTTTTTATTTGACTAACAAAGTGACCAATATGATAAGATGTGGCCTTGGACCATAGAGGTCTCCATTTTTAATGCAATTGGTACAATACTCTAATGGGCATGTATGATGAACAAAACTATATCTTTTTTAGGTAGCATAATGTTACATTGATATCTGTATCCAAACAAAATTTGAGTTCCACAATGTCTATACTGCATGCATGCTTGGTCAGATgcttatcctttttttttctatgaatttGTCGGTTGGATACTACTCTTCTGTTGACACATTGTTGTTATCTGCTTTAGCGAGCAAACTGTAGCACTATCCTTGAGCTAAATTATGTAGCTTTGCATCATAATTGTACTCTTCTGTTGATGCATTGTTGTTATCTGTCCTTTGTCATCAAGTTTGCAAGTTTGTTCATTGTTATAGCAAGCACAAGCAATTTGACATCCTTCCAGGATGGGGTATGCAATGCTATTTTACTAATTTATGACATGTTTAATCGATTTAACTTCTAACTGGCAGGATGCGAGCCTAATGAATTCACTTTGGCATCAGTCCTTACATCCTGTACTGGCTCTCAAGGCATACATCAGGTCAAGCAAGTCCATGCTTTTGCCGTCAAAACAAATTTTGAGTTACACATGTTTGTAGGGAGTGCCCTTCTTGACATGTATGCCAAGTCAGAGAATGTTCAAGAAGCTCGGAGGGTGTTCGATATGCTTCCAGCAAGGGATGTTGTTTCATATACCGCCATTATATCTGGCTACACCCAATTGGGCCTTGATGAGGAAGCCTTGGACTTGTTCAGGCAGTTGTACAATGAGGGGATGCAATGCAATGAAGTTACCTTCACTGCCCTTCTCAATGCACTGTCTGGGCTTGCTTCCCTTGATTATGGCAAGCAGGTTCATGGACTAATACTTCGTAAAGAGTTGCCATTTTTCATGGTTTTACAGAATTCTTTGATTGATATGTACTCCAAATGCGGCAAGCTTTTATACTCACGAAGGGTATTCAACAACATGCCAAAGAGATCAGTCGTTAGCTGGAATGCGATACTGATGGGATATGGAAGGCATGGCTTAGCACATGAAGTTGCCCAGCTTTTTAGATCAATGCGTGAAGAAGTGAAGCCTGACAGTGTTACTCTGTTGGCTGTTTTGTCCGGCTATAGTCATGGTGGGCTGGTTGATGAGGGCCTCGATATGTTTGATCTTATAGGCAAAGAACAGGGCACACTCCTCAATATTGAACATTACGGGTGTGTTATTGATCTTCTTGGACGTTCTGGACGACTCCAAAAGGCACTAAATTTGATACAAAAGATGCCATTTGAACCTACTCGAGCAATTTGGGGTTCATTGCTTGGTGCTTGTAGAGTTCATGTTAATGTTCATGTTGGCGAGTTTGTCGCTCAGAAGCTTCTTGAAATTGAACCAGAAAATGCTGGCAACTATGTGATCCTTTCTAATATTTATGCTGCTTCTGGGATGTGGAAAGATGTTTTCAGAGTGAGGAAGTTAATGTTTAAGAAGACTGTGATAAAGGAACCAGGGCGGAGCTGGATGATTCTTGACAAGGTTATTCACACCTTCCACTCCAGTGAGCGTTTCCACCCCAAGAAGGAAGACATAAACGCTAAGATTAAGGAGATATATGTTGCTATTAAGGCAGCTGGTTTTGTTCCTGATCTGAGCTGTGTACTtcatgatgttgatgatgagcAGAAAGAACGCATGCTTCTTGGCCACAGTGAGAAACTGGCCATAACTTTTGGACTGATGAGTACTCCTTCAGGCTTGACCATCCGGGTTATGAAGAATCTTCGCATCTGTGTTGACTGCCACAATTTTGCAAAGTTTGTTTCAAAAGTTTATGGAAGGGAGATATCCCTCAGAGACAAAAATCGCTTTCATATAATTACAGACGGAACTTGCACCTGTGGAGATTACTGGTGAAAGATATGATGCTATACTATTCAGATTGCTTTGCTGATAGGGGGGAGCTGCCCTTGTGATAATACTGCAGTTAAAGATATGCAATGGTTTTCACTGAACACACTGAGAGGAACTAATGGAAAATATCAATATCATGTGCTCCACATACTGATTTCAGATTACTACAGTAATTCAGAAAATGCTTCTTTTGCAAAAAAACGCAATTCTCCTTAGCTCTCCTGTCTGTTCAGTCTAC
It includes:
- the LOC101776077 gene encoding putative pentatricopeptide repeat-containing protein At3g13770, mitochondrial isoform X1 translates to MLAARGFRRVAAAVCLARRSASAVAALPSAGAARFHDYDTAVTECVERRALREGRQVHARMVAAGYRPALYLATRLVIMYARCGALEDARNVLDGMPERNVVSWTAMISGYSQNERPAEAMELFVMMLRAGCEPNEFTLASVLTSCTGSQGIHQVKQVHAFAVKTNFELHMFVGSALLDMYAKSENVQEARRVFDMLPARDVVSYTAIISGYTQLGLDEEALDLFRQLYNEGMQCNEVTFTALLNALSGLASLDYGKQVHGLILRKELPFFMVLQNSLIDMYSKCGKLLYSRRVFNNMPKRSVVSWNAILMGYGRHGLAHEVAQLFRSMREEVKPDSVTLLAVLSGYSHGGLVDEGLDMFDLIGKEQGTLLNIEHYGCVIDLLGRSGRLQKALNLIQKMPFEPTRAIWGSLLGACRVHVNVHVGEFVAQKLLEIEPENAGNYVILSNIYAASGMWKDVFRVRKLMFKKTVIKEPGRSWMILDKVIHTFHSSERFHPKKEDINAKIKEIYVAIKAAGFVPDLSCVLHDVDDEQKERMLLGHSEKLAITFGLMSTPSGLTIRVMKNLRICVDCHNFAKFVSKVYGREISLRDKNRFHIITDGTCTCGDYW
- the LOC101775671 gene encoding protein gamma response 1; its protein translation is MEGMVMAVDCGAAAGDAKDDLKCISGLSTILVATIQEVKDQVSQMEFIFCKQLFPHIQTKAKLAQARFDAMKANEDEWRKREASLVSQLEELSSWKRQAEERLLQMGSSIEEMKGKLADSERLAVKHEAEKERLLEMEGVAADVVGRLQKGINEKAAEVAREREAHQRLLQQVELKDKDLLLEQSKRRDLIDDYTQLKTNYKHLKSQYNFLLGRIDQNDGSKSHVDIPVDKRNSESPPSKRKLKDLEHTNKESIPVVPMTRDLKKHTNKESMPVVPMTRDLKNDSTPGAKAHASSVRNPFRNSRLALPSGSTNPLPNKAASNSKLEAISSIAGPSLHWRETRARKEPGVADPHDDFLDTPLEAVKNTIRNPATPEGAQALAASPPQDMEFNNSDDETQDMNNATQGLKNIPSMPAPKQQSTISVQPPKKDFKYRESVRKKADRENLKGVECKQCKKFYDAVLPDGRANGDGAGSTSLRCEHHDGVSRHRYRYAPPLTPEGFWNIGFESEM